One part of the Streptomyces nigra genome encodes these proteins:
- the arsM gene encoding arsenite methyltransferase, which yields MNEQSSDLRETVRRRYAAAATTVAEGAAACCGSGPTSVEVDESFGSGLYDADERAGLPAEAVAASLGCGNPTAVAELREGDRVLDLGSGGGIDVLLSARRVGPTGKAYGLDMTEEMLALALANAEKAGAGNVEFLKGTIEAIPLPANTIDVVISNCVINLSVDKPAVFTEMFRVLRPGGRVGISDVVADDALTSAQRAERGDHVGCIAGALSFAEYRAGLEAAGFTDVEITPTHAVADGMRSAIVRATKAATTATGPDAPAARTADGSCCGVSACCTPAEEAVDPAVGVDEAKSAAGCGCTS from the coding sequence ATGAACGAGCAGTCCAGCGATCTGCGCGAAACCGTCCGCCGGCGGTACGCGGCGGCCGCCACCACCGTGGCCGAGGGAGCCGCCGCCTGTTGCGGGTCCGGACCGACCTCGGTCGAGGTCGACGAGAGCTTCGGTTCCGGCCTCTACGACGCCGACGAGCGCGCCGGCCTCCCCGCCGAGGCCGTCGCCGCCTCCCTCGGCTGCGGCAACCCCACCGCCGTAGCCGAGCTCCGCGAGGGCGACCGTGTCCTGGACCTCGGTTCCGGCGGCGGCATCGACGTCCTGCTCTCCGCCCGGCGGGTCGGCCCGACCGGCAAGGCGTACGGGCTGGACATGACCGAGGAGATGCTGGCCCTGGCGCTGGCGAACGCGGAGAAGGCCGGCGCCGGCAACGTCGAGTTCCTCAAGGGCACCATCGAGGCGATCCCGTTGCCGGCGAACACCATCGACGTGGTGATCTCCAACTGCGTGATCAACCTGTCCGTCGACAAGCCCGCCGTCTTCACCGAGATGTTCCGGGTGCTCAGGCCGGGCGGCCGTGTCGGGATCTCCGACGTCGTCGCCGACGACGCCCTCACCTCCGCCCAGCGTGCCGAGCGCGGCGACCACGTCGGGTGCATCGCCGGGGCCCTGTCCTTCGCGGAGTACCGGGCGGGCCTGGAGGCCGCCGGTTTCACCGACGTCGAGATCACTCCGACGCACGCCGTCGCCGACGGCATGCGCTCCGCCATCGTCCGAGCCACGAAGGCCGCCACGACGGCCACCGGTCCGGACGCGCCGGCCGCGCGCACGGCGGACGGCTCCTGCTGCGGAGTCAGCGCCTGCTGCACCCCGGCCGAGGAGGCGGTCGACCCGGCCGTCGGCGTCGACGAGGCGAAGTCGGCCGCCGGGTGCGGCTGCACGAGCTGA
- a CDS encoding lamin tail domain-containing protein: MSTPTRTPAYITVRRLAAASVATGALVSAITLPASAADHSRHQRGQVEITAVQYDSPGRDNYSNRSLNREWVEITNTTRRSVNLDGWTLKNRDGQTYTFDHYRLAGRATVRIHTGIGRDTRTDLFQDRRYYVWDNRSDTATLRNDHGRRIDTESWGHHRDGGKHRHGDKNRHGDKRHHGQYDRGQYDHGRHHYNR, translated from the coding sequence TTGTCCACCCCCACCCGCACCCCCGCCTACATCACCGTCCGCCGGCTCGCGGCGGCATCGGTCGCCACCGGCGCTCTCGTCTCGGCGATCACGCTGCCGGCCTCCGCCGCCGACCACTCCCGCCACCAGCGGGGGCAGGTGGAGATCACGGCGGTCCAGTACGACTCGCCCGGCCGTGACAACTACTCCAACCGTTCCCTGAACCGCGAGTGGGTGGAGATCACCAACACCACCCGTCGCAGCGTCAACCTCGACGGCTGGACGCTGAAGAACCGGGACGGCCAGACCTACACCTTCGACCACTACCGCCTCGCGGGCCGCGCCACCGTCCGCATCCACACGGGCATCGGCCGTGACACCCGCACCGACCTGTTCCAGGACCGCCGCTACTACGTCTGGGACAACCGCTCCGACACCGCGACCCTCCGCAACGACCACGGCCGGCGCATCGACACCGAGTCGTGGGGCCACCACCGGGACGGAGGCAAGCACCGCCACGGTGACAAGAACCGGCACGGCGACAAGCGCCACCACGGCCAGTACGACCGCGGCCAGTACGACCACGGCCGGCACCACTACAACCGCTGA
- a CDS encoding MBL fold metallo-hydrolase: MTSSTPLAYDVFVADPIAQNVTDLVPNGDRRMFSPLSITLVHGERDAVLVDPPLTSEQAEAVGDWVESTGKNLTHIFATHGHGDHWFTAGILAERFGAEVVASEGTIKEMRRNVSIRPQFWDRLFPGQIPDAPVTAVTVPDNRFSLEGHELVIVEVGHSDTDETSVLHVPDLDLVVAGDVVYNGVHQYLAESKNGGRDAWRKAIDTVEGLRPRRIVTGHKNKALDDDATRALAETRLYLDTVDELLDRNDDALSFFNAMLERFPDRLNPGALWGGAVALYA; the protein is encoded by the coding sequence ATGACCAGCAGCACCCCCCTCGCCTACGACGTCTTCGTCGCCGACCCGATCGCGCAGAACGTCACCGATCTCGTCCCCAACGGGGACCGGAGGATGTTCTCGCCCCTGTCCATCACCCTCGTCCACGGGGAGCGGGACGCCGTCCTCGTCGACCCGCCACTGACCTCGGAGCAGGCCGAGGCGGTCGGGGACTGGGTCGAATCCACCGGCAAGAACCTGACGCACATCTTCGCGACCCATGGTCACGGTGATCACTGGTTCACCGCCGGGATCCTGGCGGAACGCTTCGGCGCCGAGGTCGTGGCCTCGGAGGGCACGATCAAGGAGATGCGGCGCAACGTCTCCATCCGTCCGCAGTTCTGGGACCGGCTGTTCCCCGGGCAGATCCCCGACGCGCCCGTCACCGCCGTCACCGTGCCGGACAACCGGTTCTCCCTCGAGGGCCACGAACTGGTCATCGTCGAGGTCGGTCACAGTGACACCGACGAGACCAGCGTCCTGCACGTCCCCGATCTCGACCTCGTCGTGGCGGGCGACGTCGTCTACAACGGCGTGCACCAGTACCTGGCCGAGTCCAAGAACGGCGGCCGCGACGCCTGGCGCAAGGCCATCGACACGGTCGAAGGGCTCCGGCCGCGCCGGATCGTCACCGGTCACAAGAACAAGGCCCTCGACGACGACGCCACCCGCGCCCTCGCCGAGACCCGCCTCTACCTCGACACCGTCGACGAACTCCTCGACCGCAACGACGACGCGCTGAGCTTCTTCAACGCCATGCTGGAACGCTTCCCCGACCGCCTGAACCCCGGCGCGCTGTGGGGCGGAGCCGTCGCGCTGTACGCGTAG
- a CDS encoding winged helix-turn-helix transcriptional regulator: MDAMSLPANRHCSIARTLAVLGQKWNLLLLREAFLGRTRFAEFQRIGIPNATLGQRLNDLVDAGLMERVTYQEEGERSREEYVLTEAGRDVLPVLAALSAWGDRHRPQETGQGVVYAAADERPVHLEFRDERGELVDQGAVTIIRGPAYHAALAAAAGRSAGRARGAGHTS; the protein is encoded by the coding sequence ATGGATGCCATGTCACTCCCCGCGAACCGGCACTGCTCGATCGCCCGCACGCTCGCCGTCCTGGGGCAGAAGTGGAATCTTCTGCTGCTGCGCGAGGCCTTCCTCGGGCGCACCCGGTTCGCGGAGTTCCAGCGCATCGGCATCCCGAACGCCACCCTCGGCCAGCGTCTGAACGATCTCGTGGACGCCGGCCTCATGGAGCGCGTGACGTATCAGGAAGAGGGAGAGCGCAGCCGTGAGGAGTACGTCCTCACGGAGGCCGGCCGCGATGTGCTGCCGGTGCTCGCCGCCCTCAGCGCCTGGGGCGACCGCCACCGGCCGCAGGAGACGGGCCAAGGGGTCGTCTACGCCGCCGCCGACGAACGCCCGGTGCATCTCGAATTCCGTGACGAGCGGGGCGAGTTGGTCGACCAGGGCGCCGTCACGATCATCCGGGGCCCGGCGTACCACGCCGCCCTCGCCGCCGCTGCCGGCCGGTCCGCCGGCCGAGCCCGCGGCGCCGGCCACACCAGTTAG
- a CDS encoding 2-phosphosulfolactate phosphatase: MDTRFLGISELTEVPSVAVVVDVMRAFTVAAWAFARGAERIVLAESLDEARALKERHPDWVAIKDGPPAPGFDTVNSPGMLRSMDLSGRTVVQKTTAGTVGALAVKDASLVLCASFVVAEATARVLSTRAAHDAVTFVVTGEDGKAEEDLACAQYIALRATEGTNAGAAEQAAPYLRRAVESRAAEELATGVRAGVHPDDGPLCLELDRFPFAMIARWDGVGERMTLRPYEVPVQVMTRL; the protein is encoded by the coding sequence ATGGACACCCGTTTCCTCGGCATTTCCGAACTGACCGAAGTCCCCTCCGTGGCGGTCGTGGTGGACGTCATGCGCGCCTTCACGGTGGCCGCCTGGGCGTTCGCACGGGGAGCGGAGAGGATCGTCCTCGCCGAGTCGCTGGACGAGGCCCGGGCACTCAAGGAACGCCATCCGGACTGGGTGGCGATCAAGGACGGCCCACCGGCGCCGGGGTTCGACACGGTCAACTCACCCGGCATGCTGCGGTCGATGGACCTGAGCGGGAGAACGGTCGTACAGAAGACCACGGCCGGCACGGTCGGCGCCCTCGCAGTGAAGGACGCGTCCCTGGTGCTCTGTGCCTCCTTCGTGGTGGCGGAGGCCACGGCCCGGGTCCTGAGCACACGCGCCGCTCACGACGCGGTCACGTTCGTGGTCACCGGGGAGGACGGCAAGGCCGAGGAGGACCTCGCGTGTGCCCAGTACATCGCCCTGCGTGCCACGGAGGGCACGAACGCCGGAGCGGCCGAGCAGGCGGCCCCGTATCTCCGTCGCGCCGTCGAGTCCCGCGCGGCCGAGGAGCTGGCGACGGGCGTCCGCGCGGGCGTCCACCCGGACGACGGCCCCCTCTGCCTGGAACTGGACCGCTTCCCGTTCGCCATGATCGCGCGCTGGGACGGGGTCGGGGAGCGGATGACCTTGCGGCCGTACGAGGTCCCGGTCCAGGTGATGACACGCCTCTGA
- a CDS encoding tetratricopeptide repeat protein: protein MHLSRTRSVPRLDRPRPVEEWKAEQLGVHPAIHGTDDRDNEGVFTLPEYLARDHDRRLRHHLDKASGSEQAMLVIVRGASCAGKTRTAFEAVRACLLGWQLVFPKTAKGLLALLNTGALGRRTVLWLNETQNYLADPEEGEEIAAALRGILEEPGPLVVLGTLWPEYHRSLTTTPRPGRDGTDAHPIARALLDHALLVDVPVSFTTETLKDPRLSRDPSLAAALATSTDGRITQTLAAGPQLVDHYQQPTEPHGLYGHAVITAAMDARRLGHTSPLPAALLEAAAPAYLTAEQRAAAPDTWFTHALAYSREKVRGITAALEPVANPEGMGALPGVYRLSDYLDHHARTARRRTTPPEFFWRAVRDHAGSAADLGALGDSARLRSRFRIAASLYSRVADAGDTRALTQLAWLRIEAGDLDAAEAFAVRAGDSGDAQALAQLALLREKAGETQAAERLARRAADTGNTEALMKLAWLRGKAGDSEGKERLCLWAAEAGDTKVLTTLADLRTQAGDLNAAEAFALRAVEAGVRGARTDLANVAERRLKAGDTQGAERLYLRAAEDENYQALTGLAQLREQAGDFDEAATLTLRAAKAMHYVPVLTPLAERCEQAGDTRSAARVYLRAIDAGDYMAFVHLVRRYLQAGDVQGAEHLYQRAIDAGEARSLRELAERYEEDGDVRGAQLLYLRAADAGETWSLVHLAKLHERTGDPAVAEAFAVQAAEKRNPMALLHLAEHRGKAGDVDEAVRLFRLCLPVVDAGDHQVLRELSELTEFCEEAGDAHGAERLNLLAVEAGDPNALTTLARRRAQAGDLSGAEEFALRAAENGNPNALTELAERHERHGDPRQAERLYLRAVDAGGREALAWLAHRCERSGQTDKADRIALDIARSGASRPLAKELVALREQAGDAEGAERLALQAAQAGDNRALRWLTHGREQAGHAKRAEGFALRAAEAGQHQALTRLARLRIQAGDADGAERLYLQSADAGNPLALTWLVELRAQTGDTEGSEHIRKFGLEADGSVAQPWQ, encoded by the coding sequence GTGCACCTCTCCCGCACGCGCAGCGTCCCGCGGCTCGATCGTCCCCGGCCGGTCGAGGAGTGGAAGGCCGAGCAGCTCGGTGTCCACCCCGCCATCCATGGCACCGACGACCGTGACAACGAAGGGGTGTTCACGCTCCCGGAGTACCTCGCACGCGATCACGACCGGCGGCTCCGTCATCACCTGGACAAGGCCTCTGGCAGCGAGCAAGCGATGCTCGTGATCGTGCGCGGGGCGTCCTGCGCAGGCAAGACCCGCACGGCTTTCGAGGCCGTCCGCGCATGCTTGCTGGGCTGGCAGTTGGTCTTCCCCAAGACCGCAAAGGGACTCCTCGCCCTGCTCAACACGGGAGCCCTCGGTAGGCGCACCGTTCTTTGGCTCAACGAAACCCAGAACTACCTGGCCGACCCGGAGGAGGGAGAGGAGATCGCCGCCGCGCTGCGCGGCATCCTGGAGGAGCCAGGCCCCCTCGTGGTCCTGGGGACGCTGTGGCCCGAGTACCACCGCAGCCTCACCACCACCCCTCGTCCTGGCCGGGACGGAACGGACGCCCACCCCATTGCCAGGGCCCTGCTCGACCACGCCCTGCTCGTCGATGTCCCCGTCTCCTTCACCACCGAGACGCTCAAGGACCCGCGTCTGAGCCGCGACCCCTCGCTGGCGGCAGCGCTCGCCACGAGCACCGACGGGAGGATCACTCAGACCCTCGCGGCCGGTCCGCAACTGGTCGACCATTATCAGCAGCCCACCGAACCCCACGGGCTCTACGGCCACGCCGTCATCACGGCGGCCATGGACGCCAGGCGCCTCGGTCACACCTCGCCCCTGCCGGCCGCACTCCTCGAAGCCGCCGCCCCCGCCTATCTGACCGCCGAGCAGCGCGCCGCCGCGCCCGACACCTGGTTCACCCACGCACTCGCGTACTCGCGGGAGAAGGTCAGGGGCATCACCGCGGCCCTGGAGCCCGTGGCCAACCCGGAAGGTATGGGCGCCCTTCCAGGCGTCTATCGCCTCAGCGACTACCTCGACCACCACGCCCGCACCGCCCGTCGTCGCACTACCCCGCCGGAGTTCTTCTGGAGAGCCGTCCGCGACCACGCAGGCAGCGCAGCGGACCTTGGCGCGCTCGGGGACTCGGCCCGTCTGCGAAGTCGCTTTCGCATTGCGGCCAGTCTGTACTCACGGGTGGCCGACGCCGGGGACACCAGGGCCCTGACCCAACTGGCGTGGCTTCGCATCGAGGCCGGGGATCTTGACGCGGCCGAAGCATTCGCCGTGCGTGCCGGCGACAGCGGAGACGCCCAGGCGCTCGCCCAACTCGCCCTGCTGCGCGAGAAAGCAGGGGAGACGCAGGCCGCGGAACGCCTGGCCCGGCGCGCCGCCGACACCGGCAACACCGAGGCTTTGATGAAGCTGGCGTGGCTGCGGGGGAAGGCCGGTGACAGCGAGGGCAAGGAGCGTCTGTGTCTGTGGGCCGCCGAGGCCGGGGACACCAAGGTTCTGACGACACTGGCGGACTTGCGCACGCAAGCCGGCGACCTCAACGCCGCGGAAGCCTTCGCGCTACGGGCCGTGGAAGCCGGAGTTCGCGGTGCTCGGACGGATCTGGCGAACGTGGCCGAGCGCCGTCTGAAGGCGGGGGACACCCAGGGGGCAGAGCGGCTGTATCTGCGGGCTGCCGAAGACGAGAACTACCAGGCTCTGACCGGCTTGGCACAGCTACGTGAGCAGGCCGGTGACTTCGACGAGGCGGCAACGCTCACCCTGCGGGCGGCGAAGGCCATGCATTACGTGCCGGTCCTGACGCCGTTGGCGGAGCGGTGTGAACAGGCCGGGGACACCCGCAGCGCGGCACGGGTGTATCTGCGGGCCATTGACGCCGGAGATTACATGGCCTTCGTGCACTTGGTGCGGCGCTATCTGCAAGCCGGGGATGTCCAAGGCGCGGAACACTTGTACCAGCGGGCCATTGATGCCGGTGAAGCCCGGTCCCTGCGGGAGTTGGCGGAGCGATACGAGGAGGATGGAGACGTCCGAGGCGCGCAGCTGCTCTATCTGCGGGCCGCCGACGCTGGAGAGACCTGGTCCCTGGTGCACTTGGCGAAGTTGCACGAGAGGACCGGGGACCCCGCTGTCGCGGAGGCATTCGCCGTGCAAGCCGCTGAGAAACGAAACCCCATGGCCCTGCTGCATCTGGCGGAACATCGCGGGAAAGCGGGAGACGTGGATGAAGCGGTACGGCTGTTTCGGTTGTGTCTGCCCGTCGTCGACGCCGGAGACCACCAAGTCCTACGAGAACTCTCGGAGCTGACGGAGTTCTGCGAGGAGGCCGGGGACGCTCACGGTGCGGAACGCCTGAACCTCCTGGCCGTCGAGGCCGGAGACCCCAATGCCTTGACCACCCTGGCGCGGCGACGCGCGCAGGCCGGGGACCTCTCCGGGGCGGAAGAATTCGCTCTGCGAGCCGCCGAGAACGGTAACCCCAATGCCCTGACGGAATTGGCGGAGCGACACGAGCGGCACGGCGACCCCCGACAAGCGGAACGGCTGTACCTGCGAGCCGTCGACGCCGGAGGCCGCGAGGCCCTGGCCTGGCTGGCACACCGATGCGAGCGATCGGGGCAGACGGACAAGGCGGATCGCATCGCCCTGGACATCGCCAGATCCGGAGCCTCCCGGCCCTTGGCCAAGGAACTGGTGGCGCTCCGGGAGCAGGCCGGGGACGCGGAGGGTGCGGAACGACTCGCACTGCAGGCCGCCCAGGCCGGAGACAACCGGGCACTGAGATGGCTCACGCACGGACGAGAGCAGGCCGGGCACGCCAAGCGCGCGGAAGGATTCGCGCTGCGGGCCGCCGAAGCCGGCCAGCATCAGGCCCTGACGCGACTGGCGAGGCTCCGTATCCAAGCCGGTGACGCGGACGGCGCCGAACGGCTGTATCTGCAGTCCGCCGACGCCGGAAACCCCCTCGCCCTGACGTGGCTGGTGGAACTTCGCGCACAGACGGGGGACACGGAAGGATCCGAGCACATAAGGAAGTTCGGGCTGGAGGCTGACGGTTCGGTAGCCCAGCCGTGGCAATAG
- a CDS encoding transposase family protein translates to MKNNTSPVEGPDGLVYTARLPLSSATLNYLATLIRGHLKKIGSRWRALPAGKIADIVLAVLRCDQRPGDLADGNGVHRTTVTRWVREVVGLLAARAPRLDRVLKKIARKAGGVVLLDGTLIRSRRRTGTQNRKNYSGKHKCHGLLVIALTDDRGRLLWASAARPGRSSEITACRHDQLTAKLRAAGLGAIADLGFVGLDDSGPGADPAVITDYKAARNRPLTRGQKLSNKALAAVRAPVEHGFAHLKNWRVLGKVRTDPKWATALVRALLVLTNREVAR, encoded by the coding sequence GTGAAGAACAACACCAGCCCAGTCGAGGGCCCTGACGGCCTTGTCTACACCGCCCGCCTGCCGCTGTCGAGCGCCACCCTGAACTACCTCGCCACCTTGATACGCGGCCACTTGAAGAAGATCGGTTCGCGGTGGCGGGCCCTGCCCGCGGGGAAGATCGCCGACATCGTGCTGGCGGTGCTGCGCTGTGACCAGCGGCCCGGCGATCTGGCCGACGGGAACGGAGTGCACCGCACCACCGTCACCCGGTGGGTGCGGGAGGTCGTCGGCCTGCTCGCCGCCCGCGCCCCGCGCCTGGACCGCGTGTTGAAGAAGATCGCCCGAAAGGCTGGCGGGGTGGTTCTGCTGGACGGCACCCTGATCCGCAGCCGGCGGCGCACCGGGACACAGAACCGGAAGAACTACTCCGGCAAGCATAAGTGTCATGGCCTGCTGGTGATCGCCCTCACCGACGACCGGGGCCGCCTGCTGTGGGCCTCGGCGGCCCGCCCCGGACGATCCTCGGAGATCACCGCCTGCCGTCACGACCAGCTCACCGCGAAACTGCGGGCGGCCGGGCTCGGCGCCATCGCCGACCTGGGCTTCGTCGGCCTCGACGACAGCGGCCCGGGCGCCGACCCGGCGGTGATCACGGACTACAAGGCCGCCCGCAACCGGCCCCTGACCCGAGGGCAGAAGCTGTCCAACAAGGCGCTGGCTGCCGTCCGGGCGCCGGTCGAACACGGCTTCGCCCACTTGAAGAACTGGCGGGTCCTCGGCAAGGTCCGCACCGACCCGAAGTGGGCGACCGCCCTGGTGAGGGCCCTGCTGGTCCTGACGAACCGCGAAGTCGCCCGCTGA
- a CDS encoding DUF2785 domain-containing protein, producing MHTAHWIREGRLDGVLEGLGDSAAGRFSHREVQARTFAPLILCAVLTRAAAVPGLVSQDAAERWYAAFSAWYPEERDTRGWDDSLGWLHAVAHGADAVAAFARVLPHRRSDLLELCGRRVTVTQTDYRYVQLEDARLARALVRVLQGPELTSLEATGWLDVVAEALEGGGPGPVPVWAFNTFATLQSLHLHLTRGIADEGLPPHSEAVATRVAELLRLPYYWLA from the coding sequence ATGCACACTGCTCATTGGATCCGAGAGGGGCGTCTCGACGGCGTTCTGGAGGGGCTGGGTGACTCCGCCGCGGGGCGGTTCAGTCATCGGGAGGTCCAGGCGCGGACCTTCGCGCCGTTGATCCTGTGTGCCGTACTGACGCGTGCGGCGGCTGTTCCCGGGCTCGTGTCGCAGGACGCCGCCGAGCGCTGGTACGCCGCCTTCTCCGCCTGGTATCCGGAGGAGCGGGACACCCGTGGCTGGGACGACTCCCTGGGCTGGTTGCACGCCGTCGCGCATGGAGCCGACGCCGTCGCGGCGTTCGCGAGGGTCCTCCCCCACCGCCGGAGCGACCTGCTCGAACTGTGTGGGCGGAGGGTGACGGTAACTCAGACCGACTACCGGTACGTACAGTTGGAGGATGCGCGGCTGGCGCGGGCGCTCGTGCGCGTGCTTCAGGGGCCCGAACTGACGTCCCTGGAGGCGACCGGCTGGCTGGACGTGGTGGCCGAGGCGCTGGAGGGGGGTGGGCCGGGGCCCGTCCCGGTGTGGGCCTTCAACACCTTCGCCACCCTCCAGTCACTCCATCTGCATCTGACGCGCGGCATCGCCGACGAGGGCCTCCCGCCCCATTCCGAGGCGGTCGCCACCCGTGTCGCCGAACTGCTGCGCCTGCCCTACTACTGGCTCGCCTGA